DNA sequence from the Paraburkholderia azotifigens genome:
GCCCGACATCAGCAGACCGCCATATGCGAGTGCAGCAACACTTGCTGTCACGAAGTGTCTTCTTTGCATTGTCGTTCTCCGTCTGTGAAGCAATGGAAGGGGAAATGCACGTTTGCACGCGTGATCTCGCGCAAGCGCAACAGCTACGCTTTCTCCACCAATATCAGAAACGTATTGCGGTTGTGAAGTGCGGTGCCCAATTTGTTTTCGTGCGAATGCAATTCGGAACGCGGATGCGGCGTCGAACGGCGCGAGTGTGTCGCTATGTGAAACGGCGCGCGCGATCGTTGCGAAGCGCAGCGCAATCCGTGCGTTCGCAGAGAACAAAAAAAGCCGCATGCTTCTTTCGAAGCATGCGGCCGAACACACGACAACGCATCAGTACGCGCTGCGCGTGCTTACTTCATTTTCGACACCACGCCGGGAATCGCCTCGCTGGCGGGCAGCGCTTCGTCGATCGACGCACGTCCGCCGTCGCGGAAGAACGCCTGTTCGGCCGCCTTGTTCAGCACGAGCACGCTGATGCGGCGGTTGGTTGGTTCGTCGGCGACGTTCGCATTGAGCGGCAGCACGTCCGCGAGACCGCGTACCTGCAACAGCTTGTCTTCGCGCATGCCGCCCGCGACCAGCGCGCGCCGCGCCGCGTTCGCGCGTTCCGACGACAGCTCCCAGTTCGAATAGCCCGCTGGACCGTTCGCGTACGTGACGGCGTCCGTGTGGCCCGCAATCGAAATGCGGTTGTCGACATCGTTCAGCGACGCGCCGATCTGCGTGAGAATCGCGACGGCATAGGTCTGCAGTTTCGCGCTGCCCGTGGCGAACATCGGGCGCTTCAGCGAATCGACGATCTCGATGCGCAAGCCTTCGTTCGTGATCGAGATGCGGATCTGATCCTTGAACGCCTTCAACGCAGGCGTTTCTTCGATCAGCGCCGACAGCTTCGCCTTCAGCTGTTCGAGACGCGCGGTGTCGTTGGGCGCCATCGTCGCCTGCGTGAGCGTCGGCTTCGCGGGCTCCTGCTGCGATTTCTTGCCGTCGCCGGGACGCGTGTCGGAGATGTCGCGGCCGCCGCCCTGAATCACGTTCGGGCGCGCAGCCGCCGTGCCTTCGTTGCCGCCGAGCAAGCTCGACAGCGGCGTATTGAAGTAATCCTCGATGCCCTGCTTGTCGTACTTCGACGTCGAGCCGAGCAGCCACATCAAGAGGAAGAACGCCATCATTGCGGTCACGAAGTCCGCGTAGGCGATCTTCCATGCGCCGCCGTGGTGCCCGCCGTGCCCGTCGCCCTTCTTCGAGCGGCGCACGATCACGGGCGCGGCCTTTTCGCTCGCTTCTTCGCTGCGGGGTCGTCTTTCCGCCATGCCGTTCTCCTTCCTTCGCTAACTGGCTAACGTCAGGCCGACTTCGGCATCTTGGTGGCGCGCACGGCGTCGTCGAGCTCCTGGAAGCTCGGGCGGTCCGCCGTGAACAGCACCTTGCGGCCGAATTCGACGGCGACGGGCGGCGCGTAGCCGGACAGCGACGCAAGCAGCACGGCCTTCACGCACTGGAACGGCTTGGCTTCCGCGCGGCCCTTCGCATTTAGCAGGTCGGCGACCGGGCCGATGAAACCGTACGCGAGCAGAATGCCGAGGAACGTGCCGACCAGCGCGCCCGCGATCATCTCGCCGAGCACGGCGGGCGGCGCGCCGACCGAGCCCATCGTGTGCACGACACCCATCACGGCCGCGACGATGCCGAATGCGGGCAGCCCGTCAGCCATCTTCTGGATCGCGTTCGCAGGCACCGACGACTCGGCGTGGTGCGTCTCCAGCTCTTCGTCCATCAGATCCTGCATCTCGAGCACGTTCACGTTGCCCGTCGACATCATCCGCAGATAATCGACGATGAAATCGAGCAGATGATGGTCTTTCAGAACGTGCGAATATTTCTGGAAGAGCACGCTTTCTTCCGGCGCATTCACGTCGGCTTCGAGCGCCATCATGCCTTCCTTGCGCGCTTTTTGAAGCAGCTCATAAAGCAGCGCAATCAGTTCCAGATAAATTTCTTTCGAATAGGCGCCGCCCTTGAAACATCCGGGCAAAGCCTTAATGGTTTTCTTCAGCACCGAAACGGGATTACTGACGACGAACGCGCCGATCGCCGCGCCGAAAATGCACAGCAGTTCGAACGGCTGCAACAGCGCGGGCAAATGGCCGCCCACTCCCACGAAGCTTCCGATCACCGAGCCGATGACCAGTACCCAACCGATAGCGACAAACATGGACCCTCTCCAATTTTGAGCACCTGCGGCACGCACATGAACCGGCAGGTTTTACTGCTGGAATTGCGTGCCGTTTTGTTAATTCCGTGAAGGTGGTAACGGCTGGAGAAGCGGTGCGCTGAAGTGCGGGCAAAGCCCGATCAGGAAAATATTTTTATCGATTCGCTATGGATCGATAATTCGGTTATTTTTACCAGCGTCGTTTTTACCGAATGTCGATTTAAAACGGATAATGGCTCGCGGTCGGCAAAATGTTTGAAATCTTGAGTATGTAATAAAAAATAAATGCGCCGCTCGCCGAGTTGCCGCAATCGGTTTCGACCCCTCCTGTACTCAGGGCAGTCCATGCGTGCGGCGATTGGGCGTCCAATCGCCTCACGGTTTGAGTCGATTGGGCGGGTAATCGACTCAACGTCGGATCACTGCCCCCGCGTTCAGCACACGTCATTCACTGCGACACAGCGGCCGCGGCCGATGCCGGCGATGCGGCAACAGCGGGCACATCGTCGAGCAGCGCAGCCGCAGCCGCGGCATCGTCGTGCGCGGTGGTTTGGGTTGAAACGGGCGCGGCGGCCGACGCGATCGGCGTCGGCGTCGGCGCGGCACCAGGCGCGGCGTGTTCTTTCGCGGGCGCGGGCATGATCACTGGCGCGGGATTCCCGCCCGGCGTGGTCGACATCGGCGTGACGACCAGCGCGGGCGCGGGAGCGGGCGCCGGCAGTTGCGTCGCCTCGACGCTATTGCCGGGCACGGGCGCGCTGCGCACCACGTTCTCCAGATAATGGCGGATCAGATTGAAGAAGCCGTCGTAGAACTTGCCCGACTGGATGGTTTCGCTGGAAATCTTCACCATCGCGTCGCTGTTCTGGCGGATGGGCAGCGACAACGAGCCGAGCACACTCAGCCCGACGCTAGCCGACGTGTCGCTTTTCTTCAGCGCGTAGCCGCTCTGCACCGCGTTCGCATAGACGATGCTGCTGTTGGTCGCGTCGTCGCCCGCCGTGCAGACGATATGGAATTCGACCGTGAAATGCGAGTCGCTGGCGGGCTGGAAATTCTTGCTGGCGTCGACGGTATCGGGGCGCACCAGCGTCGTCATGTAACCCTGGCTCAACAGCGCGCGGCGTGCGCCTTCGCAGGCCTCCGTACTCGTCACCTGAAACGTGCGCGTGTACGGGCTCGCGCCGCTGCTGACGAAGTCTTCCTGCAGTTTCGCCTTCGGCGGCGTCGAGCACGCGCCGAGCGCGGCAAGCACGGGCAGGGTCAACGCGAGGGCGGCACGGGAGGAGCGGCTGAACATGATGAAGAAGCGGACAACAGGACGGCAAGCATTGTAGTGCGGTTTGACGGCAAGCCGTTATTACGTCGACAGACGCTGTCGCACGGCGCGGCGGCGCGCGAAACGGGGCGCGGACGCTCGCCCGTGCCGCACAAGGCGCGAACGCCGCCGCCGCATCTCTTACGAACTATTTCAGCGGCGCGGCGTTTCAGCCCGGTTCAGCTCAGCTTCAACTGACCCAGCTCTGCGCCGTGCGCGGCAGATCGATGGTAAACACGGTGCCGATGACATCGTCCGACTTGCCCGTGATCTTGCCGCCATGCATGTGCACGATCTTGTGCACGATGTGCAGCCCAAGGCCGAGCCCTTCGCGCGACCGTTCGCCCGCATTGCTCGATCCGAACGGCTCGAACAGGTGCGGCAGCACGGCGGCCGGAATCGCGCCGCGATTGCCGACCGTCAATCTGAGCCGGTTCGGCTCTTCAGCATCGACGTCGACGGTAATCGGGCCGTCGTGCGCGCCGTGATGCAGCGCGTTGCTGATCAGATTCGAAATGGCTTGCCACAGCAGGTCTGTGTCCCAGTTGCCCGTCGTGTTGCCGCGCGACGTGAACGCGATCTGGCCCGCGCGCTCATGGGTCGCGAATTCTTCGATCACACCGCGGCACAGCGTAGCAAGTTCGCTCGGGCGCGGCTGCAGCTGCATGCGGCCGCCTTGCAGCCGCGCGAGATTGAGCAGCTGATGCACCATCCGCGACATGCGCAGCGAACTATTCCGGATGCGCCCCGCGACGGTCGCGGCTTGCTCGTCGGGCGCATTGCGCACCAGATATTCCGCCGACGCCAGCACCGTGCCCAGCGGCGTGCGCAGGTCGTGGCCGAGCACGGCCATCAGCATTTCGTTCGCTTCGAGCAGCTGGCGCGTGGCCAGCAGCTGATCCGCGAGTTGCCGCTTGTGTTGCTCCAACTGCACGAACACGTCGACCTTCGATTGCAGGATGCGCGGGTCGAACGGCTTGTGCAGGAAGTCGACGGCACCCGCTTCGTAGCCGCGAAACGTGCGCGATGCATCTTCCGTCGTGGCCGTCAGAAAGATGATGGGTACATGCGACGTGCGCGGGCTGCCGCGCATCAGCGACGCGAGTTCGAAGCCGTTCATGCCGGGCATGTTGACGTCGAGAATCGCGAGCGCGGCTTCATGCTTGAGCAGCAGGTCGAGCGCGTCCGTCCCGGAGTTCGCGACCAGCAGTTCGACGCCCGGGCGCGCCAGCAGCGCTTCGAGCGCCGTGATGTTATGCGCGATGTCGTCGACGATCAGAATGTTGACGGGTGAATTCCTCATGTCATCGTTCTAGTGTGAGGCGGCAAACCGGCGAGCCGCCGGGCCATCTGGGTTGGAGAAAGCACTTCGTCGGCGGCGCCGCGTGCGATGGCCGCGCGCGGCATCTGCGATGAGACGGCCGTTTCCGGGTCTTGCACCCAGGTGAAGCCGCCCATCGCACGGATCACTTCGAGGCCGTGCGCGCCGTCGTCGTTGGCGCCCGACAGCAGGATGCCGAGCAGCCGTTCGCGGTAGACGTGCGCGGCGGATTCGAACAGCACGTCGATGGACGGCCGCGAATAGCGCACCGACGAATCGATCGATAGCGCGATCGTGCGGTCGTCGTCGACCAGCATGTGATAGCCGGGCGGTGCGAGATACACGCGTCCCGGCAGCACGGGCTCGCCCGCGTCCGGCTCGGTGACGCTCAGCACGCAGCGATAGCCGAGCGTTTCAGCGAGGCAGCTGGGCGAATGCGGCGGCACATGCGTGACGATCAGCACGGCGATCCCAAACGACGCCGGCAGCGCGGGCAGCAGCACGTTCAACGCGTCGATGCCGCCCGCCGACGCACCGATCGCGACTGCATCGAACGCGCGCGTTTCCATCGGCGTGACGTCGCCCGGTGGAGAAGGTCGGCGAGATGTGTTCATACGCGTCGAAATCGATCGTTCGATGTTGAAAGTCTCTGCAGTCTAGCGTTTCTGATAGATGCGCTCGCGCTCACGAAATTCGTCGAAGGCATCGTACTGATTCGAAAAGCGCAGACTCTCCTTGCTCCCGAGGCCGAGGAAACCGCGCCGCACCAGCGTGTCCCTGAAGAGCCCGAGCGCGCGATCCTGCAAGCCGCGGTCGAAATAGATCAGAACATTGCGGCACGACACGAGGTGCGCTTCGAGAAACACTTCATCCGTCGACAGGCTGTGATCCGCGAACACCACGCGCTCCTTTAGCGAGCCGGCGAAGCGCGCGCCGCTGTACGCCGCGTGATAGTAGTCCGCGAGCGAACGCGTGCCGCCCGCGGCCAGATAGTTGCGCGTGAAGCCCGCGATCCGGTCGAGCGCGTAAATGCCCGCTTCGGCGCGCGCGAGTGCATCGGGATTGATGTCGGTCGCGTAGAACAGCGTGCGTTCGGTGAGTCCCGCTTCGTCGAACAGGATTTTCAGCGACCACAGTTCCTCGCCTGTGCTGCACCCCGCTACCCATACCTTGATCGACGGATAGGTCTGCAGCACGGGCAGCACATGGTTGCGCAGCGCCAGAAAGTAGGCCGGGTCGCGGAACATGTCGCTGACCTGCACCGTGAGGTAATGGAACAGCCGCACAAAGTCCGGCTCGCTGCGCATGATCCTGTCCTGCAGTTGCGACAGCGTCGCGACGCCGAATTCTTCGAGCGCCTGCCCGAGACGTCGCCGCAGCGACGACATCGAGTAATGCCGGAAGTCGTGCTGGTATTTCAGATAGATCGCTTCCAGCAGCAGCTTCAGCTCGATGTCGAAATCGTGCAGACGTTGCGGCGAATCGTCGTACGTGAGACGGCTCATGACGTGCGGTTCCTCGCGGCTAGCGCTGCCGCAGCCACACGCGGCACAGCGAGATCAGCTTGTCGACGTCGATCGGCTTCGAGATGTAGTCGTCGGCGCCCGCTTCGAGGCAGCGTATGCGGTCCTGCGCCATCGCCTTCGCCGTCAGCGCGATGATGGGCAGATGCGCAAAGCGCGGGTCGCGGCGGATATGCGACATCGCCGTCAGGCCATCCATCTCCGGCATCATGATGTCCATCAGCACGAGATCCACCTCGCGTCCGCTGTTCAGCGCTTCGAGCGCCTCGCGTCCGTTGCGCGCGATTTCGAGCGTCGCACCGAGCGGCTCGATCACGTGCGACAGCGCGAAGATATTGCGCACGTCGTCTTCCGCGAGCAGGATGGTGCGCCCTTCGAACTGGTTGTCGCGTTGGCGCACCGTGCGCAGCATGCGCTGCTGTTCGGGCGCGAGCGACGACTCGACGCTATGCAGGAACAGCGTCACTTCGTCGAGCAGACGCTCCGGCGACTTCGCTCCCTTGATGATGATCGATTTGGAGTAGCGGCGCAGCCGGTGCTCTTCATCGCCCGACAGCATGCGGCCCGTGTAGACGATGACGGGCATCGCCTGATGCGTGACGTCGGCGGCAAGCTGTTCGAGCAGATCGTAACCCGTGCCGTCGGGCAGCGCGAGGTCCGTGACGACGCAGTCGAACAGCGTCGACGACAGTTGCTCGAGCGCGCCCGCGAGCGTCGCGACAGCGACGATCTGCGTGGTCTCGCTTTGCAGCAGCGCGCGGATGCTTTCGCGCATCGCGGCGTCGTCCTCGATCACCAGTACGCGCTTCATGCGCTGTTGCAGACGGCTTTCGAGCCGGCGGATCGCCGCTTCGAGGGTGGTGCGCGCGGTCGGTTTCAGCGTGTAGCCGACCGCGCCGAGATGCAGCGCCTTTTCGGCGTGGTCCGTCGCGGAGACGATGTGAATCGGGATGTGGCGCGTCGCAGGATCGTTCTTCAGCCATTCGAGCACCGTCAGCCCCGAGCGGTCGGGCAGGCCGACGTCGAGCAGCACGGCCGTCGGCTGCATGTCGCGCACGAGCGTCAGGCCCGTCGTGCCGTCGGCGGCATGGACGAAGTCGAAGTCGAGTTCATGCGTGAGATCGCGCAGGATCTCGGCAAAGGCGAGATCGTCTTCGATCGCGAGAATCAGGCGCGCTTCATGGCGGCGCGTGTCGCGGTCGTCGGCGATCGAAGCGGGCGCGCTGCCCGTGGACGCAGGCGCGGATTCGATCGCGGCCGATGGCGTGCGCGCGGGCATCGTCAGCGGCGCGAAGGCTTGCGGCGCCTGCGCCTGCGATGCGTGCGCCCGTGCTTCAGCCGTGCGTTGCAGCGGCAGCCAGAGCGTGAACACGCTGCCCTGGCCGGGCTCGCTTGCCACACTCACGCGGCCGCCGAGCAGCCGTGCGAATTCGCGCGAAATCGACAGGCCGAGGCCGCTGCCGCCATAGTGACGGCTCGTCGAGCCGTCGGCCTGCTGGAACGCTTCGAAGATCAGTTCGAGCTTGTCGGCAGCGATGCCGATGCCTGTGTCGCGCACGTCGAAGCGCAGCGTGTCCGCGTCGCTGGCCGCCACCGTCAGCGCGACTTCGCCGTGCTCGGTGAACTTCAGCGCGTTCGACAGCAGATTGCGCAGGATCTGCGTCACGCGCTGACCGTCGGTGAAGATCGTCTCGGGCACGCCCGGTGCGCGCTCGACCGAAAACTGCAGATGCTTCGTGGCCGCCATCGGCTCGAACATTTCGCGCAGCGACTGCAGCATCGAATCGACGGGCACCCGTTCGCTGTCGATCGTGATCTGCCCGGCTTCCACTTTCGACAGATCGAGAATGTCGTTGATCAGCACCAGCAGATCGCTGTTCGACGCATGGATCGTTTCCGCGTAGCGCACCTGCTCGTCGGTGAGATTGCCCGTGCGGTTCTCCTGCAGCAGGCGCGCGAGGATCAGCGAGCTGTTCAGCGGCGTGCGCAATTCGTGCGACATGTTCGCAAGAAACTCGGACTTGTAGCGGCTCGACTGCTCCAGCCGGCCGGCATTCGCTTCGAGTTCGCTCTGCGCCTGGAGCAGGTCGGCCTTCTGGCGCTCCAGGCGCCTGGCGTAGTCTTCGAGCTGCACGTTCGTCTGCTCGAGTTCCGCCTGTTGCGCCTCGAGCCGCGATTGCGACTCGACGAGCGCGCGGCCGCGCTCTTCGAGACCTTCGTTCGACACGCGCAGTTCTTCCTGCTGCACCTGAAGCTCTTCATTCAATTGCTGCGTTTCGGAGAGTGCGTCCTGCAGACGCTCGCGATACAGCGCGGCTTCGATGAAGTCGCCCATGCTGTTGGCGACCAGTTCCAGGAACTCGTGATCGCGCGGCGCGATGTTGCGCATGAAGCCCATTTCGACGACGCCGTTCACGATGCCGTCGTTTTCGATCGGCAGAACGACGAGATTGCGCGGCGGGCTCATGCCCGTGCCGGACACGACTTTCACGTAGTCGTCGGGGACATCGTGCAACACGAGCGTGCGGCGCGACGCGGCTGCCTGGCCGATCAGGCTTTCGGCGTCGCGAAACGAACGCGTCGCCTGTTCGCTCTCTTCGCTGAAGCCGTAAGTGGCGACGCGCTTGAGACTGCTCGTCGCACGGTCGCGCACGTACAAGGCCGCGACCGCGACGTCGAGATATTGGGCGAGAAAGTCGAGAATCGCGCGGCCGACGAGGGGGGGACTCGACTGGCCGACGATCTTCTCCGCGAGCAGGCGCTGCCCGGAGCGCAGCCACACCTGCTGCTGCAGGACTTCAGTGTGTTCGGCCTGACGCGCGAGCACGCCGTCATACGATTCGGACAGGTTCAGCAGATCGCGCCGTCCGCGCCACGCGATCGCGCCGCTGATCGACAGGCTGACGAGCAGAAACACGCCGACCAGAATGGCCGTGACGTTGCGCGTGTCGCTGGAGCGCTGCTGGCGCAGTGTTTCTTCCACGGCCAGAAACTGCCCGAACAGCCGCCGCGTTTCGTCGAATTCGATTTTGCCGCGTCCGCTCTTCACTGCGTCGGTGTAGTCGAGATTGCGCCGGCGCAGATCGATCATCTCCTGCGCGAAGCGGTCCCAGCGTTGCTGCACGCCGCGAATGCGCTTGAGCTGTTCGACCTGCGACGGGTTGTCGGACACCAGCTCCATCAGCGTATCGACTTCCGTTTCGAAGCGCGGCTGGCCCAGCTGATACGGCGCGAGGAAGGCCTCGTCGCCCGTGATCAGAAAGCCGCGCAAAGCGGACTCGCGATCGACCGCGAGGCGCAGCATTTCGTTCGCGTTGCCGATCACGCGCTCCGAATGCTCGACCCAGCTCATCGTGTTGACGAGGTAGGCGATCAACGCGACGAACACCGCCATCGTGACGACGCCGAGTGCGAGCGGCAACGCGATATTGCGGCGAATGATGCGGCGAAAACTGATCTGATCGACAGCGGCCGCGGCGGTCATTTTTTCTCCGCTGCCGCCTCGTGCGTGTGATGGATTCGGCATTTTTGACTTGAGAAAGCGTTGGCGTCTTTAGTTGTAGCCGGAATGTGCGACTGCACGGCGATGCCCATACGTGGCGATGCGATTCGTTGTGTGGGCAAGCGTCGGAAGTATCACACAGCGTCACGGGTTCGTGTAAATGCACGCTGAAACGCGGGCTGCGCGCAGAGGCCGCGTGACGAGCGATGAAGCGCGGAGAAGAAGCGGACGACAAAAAGCGTACGACAAAAAGCGGACAACAAAAGGCGCAAAACAAAAAGCCGCACGCCGAAAATGCCTGCGTGCGGCCGGTCGAAACGAAAATCGAACGATGCTTTACTGGCTGGCGCCTTGTCCAACACCTGCCTTTTTCTGCGCGTTTTGCAAATCCTGCGGGTAGTTCGGGTCATTGGCGCGGCCAGGCTGGTAGCCCGCGTCTTCGAGCTTCTTCAACTCAGCGTTCTTCTTCGCGCGTGCTTCTTTGCGGGCCTGCTTTTTCTGCTGCTTGGTCGGCTTCGCGGGCGTCGTAGCGGCGCCCGTTGCGTCCGTGCCGCCCGAAGCGTCCGAAGTCTGCGCGAAGGCCGGCGCAGCCGCGCCGATGCCCAACGAGGCCGCGGCGAGAAGGACGATCAGTTTTCTGGCGTTATGCATTTCCGTTCTCCTGTCGTAGAAGCTTTGCGATCGATTCCGCTTGCGCGGCCTGAGTCGGATCCAACCCGGCTTCGTGCAATCTGTGCCAGGGGAGTCCAATGTACCCGACACGCACGGATCGCGCCTGGCAGGGTTGTAGAATCCAGCGGACATGAACTGCTATTTCCGCATACGGAATCGAAACACAACAGGAAAGGAGACCCGGAATGTCCGTTGCTGCAACCGTCTATCGCGGCGATGTCGTCGAGAACACGCATATTGCGCACGTGGCCGTCGTCGATACGGATGGACAACTGCTGTATGCGAGCGGCGATCCGTCGCGCGTCACGCTGGTGAGATCGGCGGCCAAACCGGCGCAGGCGCTCGCTGTCGTCGAAACGGGCGCGCTCGAACGCTTCGGTTTCGACGACGCGGACCTCGCACTGATGTGCGCCTCGCACAGCAGCGAAGCGCGGCATATCGAACGTGCGCGCCGCATGCTCGCGAAGTCGCAGGCCACTGAAGACGACATGCGTTGCGGCGGTCATCCGCCCATCTCCGATGCCGTCTACCGCGAGTGGATCAAACGCGACTTCGTGCCGGGCCCCGTGTGCAGCAACTGCTCGGGCAAACACGCGGGGATGCTGGCGGGCGCGCGGGCGCTCGGCGTGGCGCTCGCCGGCTATCACCTGCCGGAGCATCCGTTGCAGCAGCGCGTGAAGCGCGCGGTGGCAGAAGCCTGCGATCTGCCCGCCGACGGCGTGCAATGGGCCGTCGACGGCTGCAATCTGCCGACGCCTGCATTCCCGCTCGACCGTCTCGCGCGCCTTTACATGAAGCTCGCGCGTGCCGCCGACGGACAGGCTTCCGCCGACGCGCAACGAGACGCGGCGCTCGCGCGCATCTAT
Encoded proteins:
- a CDS encoding response regulator, which gives rise to MTAAAAVDQISFRRIIRRNIALPLALGVVTMAVFVALIAYLVNTMSWVEHSERVIGNANEMLRLAVDRESALRGFLITGDEAFLAPYQLGQPRFETEVDTLMELVSDNPSQVEQLKRIRGVQQRWDRFAQEMIDLRRRNLDYTDAVKSGRGKIEFDETRRLFGQFLAVEETLRQQRSSDTRNVTAILVGVFLLVSLSISGAIAWRGRRDLLNLSESYDGVLARQAEHTEVLQQQVWLRSGQRLLAEKIVGQSSPPLVGRAILDFLAQYLDVAVAALYVRDRATSSLKRVATYGFSEESEQATRSFRDAESLIGQAAASRRTLVLHDVPDDYVKVVSGTGMSPPRNLVVLPIENDGIVNGVVEMGFMRNIAPRDHEFLELVANSMGDFIEAALYRERLQDALSETQQLNEELQVQQEELRVSNEGLEERGRALVESQSRLEAQQAELEQTNVQLEDYARRLERQKADLLQAQSELEANAGRLEQSSRYKSEFLANMSHELRTPLNSSLILARLLQENRTGNLTDEQVRYAETIHASNSDLLVLINDILDLSKVEAGQITIDSERVPVDSMLQSLREMFEPMAATKHLQFSVERAPGVPETIFTDGQRVTQILRNLLSNALKFTEHGEVALTVAASDADTLRFDVRDTGIGIAADKLELIFEAFQQADGSTSRHYGGSGLGLSISREFARLLGGRVSVASEPGQGSVFTLWLPLQRTAEARAHASQAQAPQAFAPLTMPARTPSAAIESAPASTGSAPASIADDRDTRRHEARLILAIEDDLAFAEILRDLTHELDFDFVHAADGTTGLTLVRDMQPTAVLLDVGLPDRSGLTVLEWLKNDPATRHIPIHIVSATDHAEKALHLGAVGYTLKPTARTTLEAAIRRLESRLQQRMKRVLVIEDDAAMRESIRALLQSETTQIVAVATLAGALEQLSSTLFDCVVTDLALPDGTGYDLLEQLAADVTHQAMPVIVYTGRMLSGDEEHRLRRYSKSIIIKGAKSPERLLDEVTLFLHSVESSLAPEQQRMLRTVRQRDNQFEGRTILLAEDDVRNIFALSHVIEPLGATLEIARNGREALEALNSGREVDLVLMDIMMPEMDGLTAMSHIRRDPRFAHLPIIALTAKAMAQDRIRCLEAGADDYISKPIDVDKLISLCRVWLRQR
- a CDS encoding hybrid sensor histidine kinase/response regulator, whose protein sequence is MRNSPVNILIVDDIAHNITALEALLARPGVELLVANSGTDALDLLLKHEAALAILDVNMPGMNGFELASLMRGSPRTSHVPIIFLTATTEDASRTFRGYEAGAVDFLHKPFDPRILQSKVDVFVQLEQHKRQLADQLLATRQLLEANEMLMAVLGHDLRTPLGTVLASAEYLVRNAPDEQAATVAGRIRNSSLRMSRMVHQLLNLARLQGGRMQLQPRPSELATLCRGVIEEFATHERAGQIAFTSRGNTTGNWDTDLLWQAISNLISNALHHGAHDGPITVDVDAEEPNRLRLTVGNRGAIPAAVLPHLFEPFGSSNAGERSREGLGLGLHIVHKIVHMHGGKITGKSDDVIGTVFTIDLPRTAQSWVS
- a CDS encoding DUF4148 domain-containing protein, with product MHNARKLIVLLAAASLGIGAAAPAFAQTSDASGGTDATGAATTPAKPTKQQKKQARKEARAKKNAELKKLEDAGYQPGRANDPNYPQDLQNAQKKAGVGQGASQ
- a CDS encoding chemotaxis protein CheB, which encodes METRAFDAVAIGASAGGIDALNVLLPALPASFGIAVLIVTHVPPHSPSCLAETLGYRCVLSVTEPDAGEPVLPGRVYLAPPGYHMLVDDDRTIALSIDSSVRYSRPSIDVLFESAAHVYRERLLGILLSGANDDGAHGLEVIRAMGGFTWVQDPETAVSSQMPRAAIARGAADEVLSPTQMARRLAGLPPHTRTMT
- a CDS encoding CheR family methyltransferase, yielding MSRLTYDDSPQRLHDFDIELKLLLEAIYLKYQHDFRHYSMSSLRRRLGQALEEFGVATLSQLQDRIMRSEPDFVRLFHYLTVQVSDMFRDPAYFLALRNHVLPVLQTYPSIKVWVAGCSTGEELWSLKILFDEAGLTERTLFYATDINPDALARAEAGIYALDRIAGFTRNYLAAGGTRSLADYYHAAYSGARFAGSLKERVVFADHSLSTDEVFLEAHLVSCRNVLIYFDRGLQDRALGLFRDTLVRRGFLGLGSKESLRFSNQYDAFDEFRERERIYQKR
- the motA gene encoding flagellar motor stator protein MotA, with the translated sequence MFVAIGWVLVIGSVIGSFVGVGGHLPALLQPFELLCIFGAAIGAFVVSNPVSVLKKTIKALPGCFKGGAYSKEIYLELIALLYELLQKARKEGMMALEADVNAPEESVLFQKYSHVLKDHHLLDFIVDYLRMMSTGNVNVLEMQDLMDEELETHHAESSVPANAIQKMADGLPAFGIVAAVMGVVHTMGSVGAPPAVLGEMIAGALVGTFLGILLAYGFIGPVADLLNAKGRAEAKPFQCVKAVLLASLSGYAPPVAVEFGRKVLFTADRPSFQELDDAVRATKMPKSA
- the motB gene encoding flagellar motor protein MotB, with product MAERRPRSEEASEKAAPVIVRRSKKGDGHGGHHGGAWKIAYADFVTAMMAFFLLMWLLGSTSKYDKQGIEDYFNTPLSSLLGGNEGTAAARPNVIQGGGRDISDTRPGDGKKSQQEPAKPTLTQATMAPNDTARLEQLKAKLSALIEETPALKAFKDQIRISITNEGLRIEIVDSLKRPMFATGSAKLQTYAVAILTQIGASLNDVDNRISIAGHTDAVTYANGPAGYSNWELSSERANAARRALVAGGMREDKLLQVRGLADVLPLNANVADEPTNRRISVLVLNKAAEQAFFRDGGRASIDEALPASEAIPGVVSKMK
- a CDS encoding DUF2242 domain-containing protein, with amino-acid sequence MFSRSSRAALALTLPVLAALGACSTPPKAKLQEDFVSSGASPYTRTFQVTSTEACEGARRALLSQGYMTTLVRPDTVDASKNFQPASDSHFTVEFHIVCTAGDDATNSSIVYANAVQSGYALKKSDTSASVGLSVLGSLSLPIRQNSDAMVKISSETIQSGKFYDGFFNLIRHYLENVVRSAPVPGNSVEATQLPAPAPAPALVVTPMSTTPGGNPAPVIMPAPAKEHAAPGAAPTPTPIASAAAPVSTQTTAHDDAAAAAALLDDVPAVAASPASAAAAVSQ
- a CDS encoding asparaginase; the encoded protein is MSVAATVYRGDVVENTHIAHVAVVDTDGQLLYASGDPSRVTLVRSAAKPAQALAVVETGALERFGFDDADLALMCASHSSEARHIERARRMLAKSQATEDDMRCGGHPPISDAVYREWIKRDFVPGPVCSNCSGKHAGMLAGARALGVALAGYHLPEHPLQQRVKRAVAEACDLPADGVQWAVDGCNLPTPAFPLDRLARLYMKLARAADGQASADAQRDAALARIYRAMTAHPEMVAGEGRFCTLLMSAFEGALAGKLGADASYAIGVRASAQTAKLGAQGALGIAVKVEDGNTAILYAIVSQLLTQLGIGGEAEHRALDAFRLRTMRNTVGLETGRVEVAVPLVKVNRTRLA